From Synoicihabitans lomoniglobus, the proteins below share one genomic window:
- a CDS encoding LacI family DNA-binding transcriptional regulator: MLLTDIAKQASVSPSTVSRAINQPDIVAPESLARIRAVMKKHDYTPAPVSRRRGPKTKKPSILNLGVWFVGAKADNPSLNWFQERMSAIQEVNPVSRVDLNMLFSNSPAELPRALADSKLDGVIIQGMAPSPEVMAKLAHIPCVWFMTRRSDDFPGDYVEPNNEENGRMAADYLAQRGHKTVAVLTTDPSYSANVRRVRAFLERAQELGLKATSVLGEDEPGVSYLEIAPLNSETESLVNRLVALKPRPTGLYLPVDHVAGAFFRALRSAGLQPRKDFDAILGNLNPVIYNNLEHHPAAIDINLSTLVRKVIDHLVWRIENPDATGRIGLSVSPTLRPAYEQD; this comes from the coding sequence ATGCTTCTCACTGATATTGCCAAGCAGGCCTCCGTTTCGCCCTCCACTGTTTCCCGGGCGATCAACCAACCCGATATCGTAGCCCCGGAAAGTTTGGCGCGGATTCGAGCGGTCATGAAAAAGCATGACTACACGCCCGCCCCGGTCAGTCGGCGGCGTGGACCGAAAACCAAAAAGCCGTCCATCCTCAATCTCGGCGTGTGGTTTGTCGGCGCCAAAGCGGACAACCCCAGCCTCAATTGGTTTCAGGAGCGCATGTCGGCCATCCAAGAGGTGAATCCGGTGAGTCGGGTGGACTTGAACATGTTGTTCTCCAACTCGCCCGCCGAACTGCCGCGCGCCCTGGCTGACAGCAAACTCGACGGCGTGATCATTCAAGGCATGGCTCCCTCCCCCGAGGTCATGGCCAAGCTCGCCCACATTCCCTGCGTCTGGTTCATGACCCGCCGTTCGGACGACTTTCCCGGCGACTACGTTGAACCGAACAACGAAGAAAACGGTCGCATGGCCGCCGATTATCTCGCGCAGCGCGGGCACAAGACCGTCGCCGTGCTTACGACCGATCCCAGCTACAGCGCCAACGTTCGCCGGGTGCGCGCCTTTTTGGAACGCGCCCAGGAGCTCGGCCTCAAAGCCACCAGCGTCCTCGGCGAAGATGAGCCCGGGGTCAGCTACTTGGAGATCGCGCCTTTGAACAGCGAAACCGAATCGCTCGTGAATCGCTTGGTCGCCCTCAAACCCCGACCCACCGGACTTTATCTGCCGGTCGATCACGTGGCGGGGGCATTTTTCCGTGCCCTGCGTAGTGCCGGCCTTCAGCCCCGCAAGGATTTCGATGCCATCCTGGGGAATTTGAACCCCGTGATTTACAACAATCTCGAGCATCACCCCGCCGCGATCGACATCAACCTTTCGACCTTGGTCCGCAAGGTCATCGATCACCTCGTCTGGCGCATCGAAAACCCCGACGCCACCGGCCGTATCGGCCTGTCCGTCTCCCCCACTCTCCGTCCCGCTTACGAGCAGGACTGA